One stretch of Deltaproteobacteria bacterium DNA includes these proteins:
- a CDS encoding molybdopterin-dependent oxidoreductase, protein MGEIKKIRTACRNCHGGCGVIATVSDGKVIKVEGDPESPISYGTLCSKGLAVTQMAYHPDRILHPMKKVNGQWERISWDEALDTVATKFKEVIAAHGPEAIVIGQGTGRDYESHLYRFANMLGTPNVLTAGHMCYVSRVASTLITCGNLPICDYRGEPKLIVMWACNPQWTNPDEYKGVDFWKAYKKGAKLICIDPRKGFVAKRAHLWLQLRPGTDAALAMGFHRVIMEEELFDREFTAQYIHGWEAFRERVMKDYPLERVEEITWVDKDLIRQAARLYATTKPACIHWGVPTEQTNNCTDFTRTATGLMAATGNLDAPGGNVLYVNPPTRTVAEFARHKELSLEQRAKRLGGEQYKLGARVAFITPKVAWESILEGKPYQLKAGLLCGTNPVITRDGAREAYAALQALDFLVAIDFFLTPTAELADIFLPAGTWLEQNHVADNWKRHGFVVARQKCVEIGEAWQDHKIFMELGKRMGQQWWDTVEESLDYLLEPAGVTWEEFKKIGWLQGEMVYHKYKERGFSTPTRKVELWSTTLEKWGFDPLPKYVELPESPVSTPELLERYPYILNAGLRTPTFFHSANRQQPWLREIRPDPIVEIHPETARKHGIQDGDWVYIESPRGRVKERAKLYDGINPQVVVAEHGWWYPEIKDPGHGWDISNINILMDNAHRTMDPAMGATNIRNCLCSIARVED, encoded by the coding sequence ATGGGGGAGATTAAAAAAATCAGAACGGCTTGCAGGAATTGTCATGGCGGGTGCGGCGTGATCGCCACCGTTTCGGATGGCAAGGTGATCAAGGTGGAAGGGGACCCGGAATCCCCCATCAGTTACGGGACTTTATGCAGCAAGGGGCTGGCCGTCACCCAAATGGCCTATCATCCCGACAGGATCCTTCATCCCATGAAAAAGGTGAACGGCCAATGGGAACGGATCTCCTGGGACGAGGCCCTGGACACCGTTGCCACAAAATTCAAGGAAGTGATCGCTGCCCACGGGCCTGAGGCCATTGTCATCGGCCAGGGGACCGGCCGGGACTACGAAAGCCATCTCTACCGGTTTGCCAATATGCTCGGTACGCCGAACGTCCTGACTGCCGGCCACATGTGTTATGTCTCCAGGGTGGCTTCCACCCTGATTACCTGCGGCAACTTGCCTATCTGCGACTACCGGGGCGAGCCGAAACTGATCGTCATGTGGGCCTGCAATCCCCAATGGACCAACCCGGATGAGTACAAAGGGGTCGATTTCTGGAAGGCTTATAAAAAGGGGGCCAAACTCATCTGTATCGATCCCCGTAAAGGCTTTGTGGCCAAAAGGGCCCACCTCTGGCTCCAACTGCGACCGGGCACGGATGCTGCCCTGGCCATGGGTTTCCACCGGGTGATCATGGAGGAAGAATTATTCGACCGGGAGTTTACGGCCCAATATATCCACGGCTGGGAGGCCTTCCGGGAAAGGGTGATGAAGGACTATCCCCTGGAACGGGTGGAGGAGATTACCTGGGTGGACAAGGACCTCATCCGTCAGGCGGCCAGGCTGTATGCCACCACAAAACCGGCCTGCATCCATTGGGGCGTACCGACCGAACAGACCAACAACTGCACCGACTTTACCCGGACGGCCACCGGGCTCATGGCAGCCACCGGCAACCTGGACGCACCCGGGGGCAACGTCCTCTATGTCAACCCGCCGACCCGGACGGTGGCTGAATTTGCCCGGCATAAGGAACTCAGCCTGGAGCAGAGGGCCAAGAGGCTGGGAGGGGAGCAGTATAAATTAGGGGCCAGAGTGGCCTTTATAACCCCCAAGGTCGCCTGGGAATCCATATTAGAGGGGAAACCCTATCAATTAAAAGCCGGTCTTTTATGCGGGACCAATCCGGTGATCACCAGGGATGGGGCCAGGGAGGCCTATGCTGCGCTCCAGGCCCTGGATTTCCTGGTAGCCATCGATTTTTTCCTCACCCCCACGGCCGAGCTGGCCGACATCTTTCTGCCGGCCGGTACCTGGCTCGAACAGAATCACGTGGCCGATAACTGGAAAAGACACGGTTTCGTGGTGGCCCGGCAGAAGTGCGTCGAGATCGGGGAGGCCTGGCAGGACCACAAAATCTTCATGGAATTGGGCAAGAGGATGGGGCAGCAGTGGTGGGATACCGTAGAGGAGTCCCTCGATTATCTGCTCGAACCGGCCGGGGTGACCTGGGAGGAATTTAAAAAGATCGGCTGGCTCCAGGGAGAGATGGTCTACCACAAGTACAAGGAAAGGGGCTTTTCCACACCCACCCGGAAGGTGGAACTCTGGTCCACTACCCTGGAGAAGTGGGGATTCGACCCCCTGCCCAAATATGTGGAACTGCCGGAGAGTCCGGTTTCCACACCCGAACTCCTGGAACGTTACCCTTACATCCTGAATGCCGGGTTGCGGACACCGACTTTTTTCCATTCAGCCAACCGCCAGCAGCCCTGGTTGAGGGAGATCCGGCCCGACCCGATCGTCGAGATTCACCCCGAGACGGCCAGGAAACATGGGATCCAGGATGGCGACTGGGTTTATATCGAGTCGCCCCGGGGACGGGTCAAGGAGCGGGCCAAGCTTTACGACGGAATCAATCCCCAAGTGGTGGTTGCCGAACATGGCTGGTGGTACCCGGAGATCAAGGACCCGGGTCACGGCTGGGATATATCCAATATCAATATCCTGATGGACAATGCCCACAGGACCATGGATCCGGCCATGGGGGCGACCAATATAAGGAATTGTTTGTGCAGCATCGCCCGGGTGGAGGATTAA
- a CDS encoding DUF1566 domain-containing protein, with protein sequence MATWTDPETDLEWQMESPGEMTWDGAMAYAGELIWEGRQDWRLPGVFELETLLDRSRYRPVIRPEVPFQDILSYWSSTTFGPATKNAWIVMFDGAYVLSYSKGNIYQVRCVRGPDQ encoded by the coding sequence ATGGCTACCTGGACGGATCCTGAAACAGACCTGGAATGGCAAATGGAATCACCCGGTGAGATGACCTGGGATGGGGCCATGGCCTATGCCGGGGAGCTTATATGGGAGGGCAGGCAGGATTGGCGCCTGCCCGGCGTTTTCGAGCTGGAGACCCTGCTGGACCGGAGCAGATATCGGCCGGTCATTCGTCCGGAGGTCCCTTTTCAGGATATACTAAGCTATTGGTCGTCAACCACCTTCGGGCCGGCTACTAAAAATGCCTGGATCGTGATGTTTGACGGCGCCTATGTGCTGAGTTATTCCAAGGGCAACATCTACCAGGTCCGTTGTGTACGCGGTCCGGATCAATAG
- a CDS encoding 4Fe-4S binding protein has product MGKVSLMFFKKDCMGCHACEVACKQEHALGVGPRLVRVIEKGCDFFPIYCHHCANAPCKEACPAGAIIRNPQGVVLIDSELCIGCQACVEACPFGAMQFEEEKGLAMKCDLCIDRLSQDERPACSLVCPTRCISFGDMHTFSERVAKRAMGEA; this is encoded by the coding sequence ATGGGAAAAGTCTCTTTGATGTTTTTTAAAAAGGATTGCATGGGCTGTCATGCCTGTGAAGTGGCCTGCAAGCAGGAGCATGCGCTTGGGGTGGGGCCGAGACTGGTACGGGTAATCGAGAAGGGGTGCGACTTTTTCCCCATTTACTGTCACCACTGTGCCAATGCCCCCTGCAAGGAAGCCTGTCCGGCCGGGGCCATAATAAGAAATCCCCAGGGTGTTGTGCTGATCGACTCTGAACTCTGCATCGGTTGCCAGGCCTGTGTCGAAGCCTGTCCCTTCGGGGCTATGCAGTTCGAAGAAGAAAAAGGACTGGCCATGAAGTGCGATTTATGCATCGATCGGCTGTCGCAAGACGAACGGCCGGCCTGCAGCCTGGTTTGCCCGACCCGCTGTATTTCCTTTGGGGATATGCACACTTTTTCGGAAAGGGTGGCGAAAAGGGCCATGGGGGAGGCCTGA
- a CDS encoding HAD family hydrolase, whose translation MRYEAIIFDLDGTLLDTIEDLTDSMNEVLARFGFPGHGQEAYKYFVGEGVETLVLRALPADRADEATISQCVIAMREEYGRRWDKKTRPYPGVPELLDALHQREIPLAVLSNKVQDFTQICVAKLLPNWSFQVVLGARPMVPKKPDPTAALEIAQIMGLNQDQFLYLGDTATDMKTAVAAGMFPLGALWGFRTAQELTANGAKALLEKPLDLLQYL comes from the coding sequence ATGCGTTATGAAGCGATTATTTTTGACCTGGACGGGACCTTACTGGATACCATTGAGGACTTGACCGATTCCATGAACGAGGTGTTGGCCCGCTTCGGCTTTCCGGGCCACGGTCAGGAAGCCTATAAATATTTCGTCGGCGAGGGGGTCGAAACCCTGGTCCTGCGGGCCTTGCCGGCAGATCGGGCTGATGAGGCGACCATCAGCCAATGCGTCATCGCCATGCGGGAAGAATATGGCCGGCGTTGGGACAAGAAGACCCGGCCCTATCCGGGGGTACCGGAACTCTTAGACGCCCTCCACCAAAGAGAAATCCCCCTGGCCGTCTTGTCTAACAAAGTCCAGGACTTCACCCAGATATGTGTGGCCAAGCTGCTGCCTAACTGGTCTTTTCAGGTGGTCTTGGGGGCCCGGCCCATGGTCCCCAAAAAGCCGGACCCCACGGCAGCCCTGGAAATAGCCCAAATCATGGGCCTTAATCAGGACCAATTTCTATATCTTGGAGATACCGCTACGGACATGAAGACCGCCGTGGCGGCCGGCATGTTTCCTTTAGGGGCCTTATGGGGCTTTCGCACCGCCCAGGAACTTACGGCCAACGGGGCCAAGGCCCTGCTCGAAAAGCCGTTGGATCTCCTGCAATACCTGTAA
- a CDS encoding SDR family oxidoreductase, giving the protein MSEFENKRVLVTGGSRGIGLGIARYFVGQGAWVAICGRKEVNLQKAKEEMGNLLTFQANVGKAEEVTELFINIRSEFGGLDLLVNNVGMNIFTPSTVEAEVTLWDKILDGNLKSAFMCSRQAFPLMKEKGGSIINISSTAAHRAAPGMGIYGIAKAGMEMLTRVLARELASYGIRVNAVAPGVVETDFSKPFWTDDSILKEILKGVPQGRIAKIEDVVQMVDFLASSRSAYLTGEIISLCGGAEA; this is encoded by the coding sequence ATGAGTGAATTTGAAAACAAACGGGTATTGGTAACCGGAGGTTCGCGGGGTATCGGGCTGGGAATTGCCCGGTATTTTGTGGGCCAGGGCGCCTGGGTGGCCATCTGCGGCCGGAAAGAAGTCAACTTGCAAAAGGCTAAAGAGGAAATGGGAAATCTCTTAACCTTTCAGGCCAACGTCGGGAAAGCCGAAGAGGTGACGGAATTGTTTATTAATATCCGTTCGGAATTCGGCGGCCTGGACCTTCTGGTTAATAATGTGGGGATGAATATCTTCACCCCTTCTACGGTGGAGGCCGAGGTGACCCTCTGGGATAAAATCCTGGATGGAAACCTGAAGTCCGCTTTTATGTGTTCCCGCCAGGCCTTCCCCCTGATGAAAGAAAAAGGGGGGTCCATCATCAATATCAGCTCTACGGCCGCCCATCGGGCCGCCCCGGGTATGGGGATTTACGGGATAGCCAAGGCCGGGATGGAGATGCTGACCAGGGTGTTGGCCAGAGAACTGGCTTCTTATGGAATAAGGGTCAATGCCGTGGCCCCCGGTGTGGTGGAGACTGATTTCTCCAAACCTTTTTGGACGGATGACTCCATCCTGAAGGAAATACTGAAAGGGGTTCCCCAGGGGCGGATCGCTAAAATCGAAGACGTGGTTCAGATGGTGGATTTCCTGGCCTCTTCAAGATCCGCTTATTTGACCGGGGAGATTATTTCCCTTTGTGGCGGTGCCGAGGCCTGA